One Streptomyces sp. NBC_00102 DNA segment encodes these proteins:
- the mmpB gene encoding morphogenic membrane protein MmpB, whose amino-acid sequence MLWSDPDNRPPKELRDAQEMLRRAGILLALAMVVGMFVLGLR is encoded by the coding sequence ATGCTCTGGTCCGATCCCGACAACCGCCCGCCGAAGGAACTGCGCGACGCCCAGGAGATGCTGCGGCGCGCGGGGATCCTCCTCGCGCTGGCCATGGTGGTCGGGATGTTCGTGCTCGGCCTGCGCTGA
- a CDS encoding acyl-CoA carboxylase subunit beta produces MSEPQSDIHTTAGKLADLQRRIGEATHAGSERAVEKQHAKGKLTARERVDLLLDEGSFVELDEFARHRSTNFGIEKNRPYGDGVVTGYGTVDGRPVCVYSQDFTIFGGSLGEVYGEKIVKVMDFALKTGCPVIGINDGGGARIQEGVAALGLFAEIFRRNVHASGVVPQISLIVGPCAGGAVYSPAITDFTVMVDQTSHMFITGPDVIKTVTGEDVGFEELGGARTHNSTSGVAHHLAGDEKDAIEYVKSLLSYLPSNNLSEPPAFPEEADLETTDEDRELDTLIPDSANQPYDMHTAIEHVLDDAEFLETQALFAPNIITGFGRVEGRPVGVVANQPMQFAGCLDIDASEKAARFVRTCDAFNVPVLTFVDVPGFLPGVDQEYGGIIRRGAKLIYAYAEATVPLITVITRKAFGGAYDVMGSKHLGADVNLAWPTAQIAVMGAQGAVNILHRRTIAAAEDPDATRAQLMTEYEDALLNPYVAAERGYVDAVIMPSDTRKHVVKALRQLRTKRESLPPKKHGNIPL; encoded by the coding sequence ATGTCCGAGCCGCAGAGCGACATCCACACCACCGCGGGCAAGCTCGCGGACCTGCAGCGCCGTATCGGCGAAGCCACGCACGCGGGTTCCGAGCGCGCGGTCGAGAAGCAGCACGCGAAGGGCAAACTCACCGCGCGGGAGCGGGTGGACCTGCTCCTGGACGAGGGTTCCTTCGTGGAGCTGGACGAGTTCGCCCGTCACCGCTCCACCAACTTCGGCATCGAGAAGAACCGTCCCTACGGGGACGGGGTGGTGACCGGGTACGGCACGGTCGACGGCCGTCCGGTGTGCGTGTACTCCCAGGACTTCACGATCTTCGGCGGTTCCCTGGGCGAGGTCTACGGCGAGAAGATCGTCAAGGTCATGGACTTCGCGCTGAAGACCGGCTGCCCGGTCATCGGCATCAACGACGGCGGCGGCGCCCGCATCCAGGAAGGGGTGGCGGCGCTCGGGCTGTTCGCCGAGATCTTCCGGCGCAACGTGCACGCGTCCGGCGTGGTGCCGCAGATCTCGCTGATCGTCGGTCCCTGCGCGGGCGGTGCGGTCTACTCCCCCGCGATCACCGACTTCACGGTCATGGTCGACCAGACCTCGCACATGTTCATCACCGGGCCCGACGTCATCAAGACCGTCACCGGTGAGGACGTGGGCTTCGAGGAGCTGGGCGGGGCGCGCACCCACAACTCCACCTCCGGTGTGGCCCACCACCTCGCGGGCGACGAGAAGGACGCCATCGAGTACGTCAAGTCCCTGCTGTCGTACCTGCCTTCGAACAACCTCTCCGAGCCGCCGGCCTTCCCGGAGGAGGCGGACCTGGAGACGACCGACGAGGACCGCGAGCTCGACACACTGATCCCCGACTCGGCGAACCAGCCGTACGACATGCACACCGCCATCGAGCACGTGCTGGACGACGCCGAGTTCCTGGAGACCCAGGCGCTGTTCGCGCCGAACATCATCACCGGCTTCGGCCGCGTGGAGGGCCGGCCGGTCGGTGTCGTCGCCAACCAGCCGATGCAGTTCGCCGGTTGCCTCGACATCGACGCCAGCGAGAAGGCCGCGCGTTTCGTCCGTACCTGCGACGCGTTCAACGTGCCGGTGCTGACCTTCGTGGACGTGCCGGGCTTCCTGCCGGGCGTGGACCAGGAGTACGGCGGCATCATCCGCCGGGGCGCCAAACTGATCTACGCCTACGCCGAGGCGACCGTCCCGCTGATCACGGTCATCACCCGCAAGGCGTTCGGCGGGGCGTACGACGTCATGGGCTCCAAGCACCTGGGCGCCGACGTCAACCTCGCCTGGCCGACCGCCCAGATCGCCGTGATGGGCGCGCAGGGCGCGGTCAACATCCTGCACCGCCGCACGATCGCCGCCGCCGAGGACCCCGACGCGACCCGCGCGCAGCTGATGACGGAGTACGAGGACGCGCTGCTCAACCCGTACGTCGCGGCCGAACGCGGCTACGTCGACGCGGTGATCATGCCCTCGGACACCCGCAAGCACGTCGTGAAGGCGCTGCGCCAGCTGCGCACCAAGCGCGAGTCCCTGCCGCCGAAGAAGCACGGCAACATCCCGCTGTAG
- a CDS encoding acyl-CoA carboxylase epsilon subunit, with protein MIKVVRGNPTPEELAAALAVVRARAASAAATPDTAPAPPAQWSDPARIARTTRALPGPTAWARTYWPA; from the coding sequence ATGATCAAGGTCGTCCGGGGCAACCCGACCCCCGAGGAACTCGCCGCCGCCCTGGCGGTGGTCCGGGCGCGCGCCGCTTCGGCGGCGGCGACGCCGGACACCGCGCCGGCGCCGCCCGCGCAGTGGTCCGACCCGGCGCGGATCGCCCGCACCACGCGGGCCCTGCCGGGGCCGACGGCGTGGGCGCGCACCTACTGGCCCGCCTGA
- a CDS encoding biotin--[acetyl-CoA-carboxylase] ligase, with protein sequence MTPPDALSNRWSDLDRPPLNTAALRRGLLRPGALWTSLDVVEETGSTNTDLAARAARPAAPDSGRPLAEGAVLVAEVQNAGRGRLDRVWTAPPRSGLFLSVYLAPTEVPVERWGWLPLLTGVAAATGLARAAGVDMALKWPNDLLVTVDGAERKTGGILAERAGDGVVVGLGINVSLRADELPAPTAGSLALAGAVSLDRETLLRGVLRSLEQWYGEWRAAGGDAAGSGLQAAYAAGCATLDRTVRAELPGDRSVVGQAVAVDGDGRLILSTGDGLQQPVSAGDIVHLRGAAGGLV encoded by the coding sequence ATGACACCCCCGGATGCGCTTTCGAACCGCTGGTCGGACCTGGACCGGCCGCCCCTGAACACCGCCGCGCTCCGCCGCGGACTGCTGCGGCCGGGCGCGCTGTGGACCTCGCTCGACGTGGTGGAGGAGACCGGCTCCACCAACACCGACCTCGCCGCCCGGGCCGCCCGGCCCGCCGCCCCGGATTCGGGGCGTCCGCTCGCCGAGGGGGCGGTGCTCGTCGCCGAGGTGCAGAACGCCGGACGCGGCCGGCTCGACCGGGTCTGGACCGCCCCGCCGCGCTCCGGGCTCTTCCTCTCCGTGTACCTCGCGCCCACCGAGGTACCCGTGGAGCGCTGGGGCTGGCTGCCGCTGCTCACCGGGGTCGCCGCCGCGACCGGGCTGGCCCGCGCGGCCGGGGTGGACATGGCGCTGAAGTGGCCCAACGACCTGCTGGTGACCGTGGACGGCGCCGAGCGCAAGACCGGCGGCATCCTCGCCGAACGCGCCGGGGACGGCGTCGTCGTCGGCCTCGGCATCAACGTCTCGCTCCGCGCCGACGAACTCCCCGCCCCCACCGCCGGCTCCCTCGCCCTCGCCGGAGCCGTCTCGCTCGACCGCGAGACTCTGCTGCGGGGCGTGCTCCGCTCGCTGGAGCAGTGGTACGGCGAGTGGCGGGCGGCGGGCGGCGACGCGGCGGGCAGCGGCCTCCAGGCGGCGTACGCGGCCGGCTGCGCCACGCTGGACCGGACCGTGCGGGCCGAGCTGCCGGGCGACCGCTCGGTGGTCGGGCAGGCCGTCGCGGTCGACGGCGACGGCCGGCTGATCCTCTCCACCGGCGACGGCCTCCAGCAGCCGGTCTCGGCGGGCGACATCGTGCATCTGCGCGGCGCGGCGGGCGGGCTCGTCTGA
- a CDS encoding ABC transporter ATP-binding protein, whose protein sequence is MTFPTGSPDTALAAHGVTQRYGRRGRNVLDRCTFGVPAGVVSALVGPNGSGKTTLLELAAGVRRPASGTVEVLGGPPGAGHPRVAYLAQHRPLFNGFTVGEMLRVGARTNGSNWDAELAGRIARPLRDDRVGALSGGQRTRLALALALGKRADLLLLDEPMADLDVLARQELMGLLMAHVADTGTTVVMSSHIISELADVCDHLLLLDRGTVRLCGDIDELTASHAVVAVTGGPDRLGGHTVVESRPAGRGTSALIRPAGPLPAAWDARTPSLEELVLAHLTPAAAGHTAAPATLSKEDAA, encoded by the coding sequence ATGACGTTCCCCACCGGCAGCCCTGACACGGCGCTCGCGGCCCACGGGGTCACCCAGAGATACGGGCGCAGGGGCAGGAACGTCCTCGACCGGTGCACCTTCGGCGTCCCCGCAGGCGTCGTCTCCGCTCTCGTGGGTCCCAACGGATCCGGAAAAACTACCCTGTTGGAACTCGCGGCCGGCGTGCGTCGGCCCGCGTCCGGGACGGTCGAAGTCCTGGGCGGACCGCCGGGAGCCGGACACCCCCGGGTCGCCTACCTGGCCCAACACCGGCCGTTGTTCAACGGGTTCACGGTCGGCGAGATGCTGCGCGTGGGCGCCCGGACCAACGGGTCCAACTGGGACGCCGAGCTGGCCGGGCGGATCGCCCGGCCGCTGCGCGACGACCGGGTCGGCGCCCTGTCCGGCGGCCAGCGCACCCGCCTGGCCCTGGCCCTCGCCCTCGGCAAACGCGCCGACCTGCTGCTGCTGGACGAGCCGATGGCCGATCTCGACGTGCTGGCGCGGCAGGAGTTGATGGGGCTGCTCATGGCGCACGTCGCCGACACCGGCACCACCGTGGTGATGTCCTCCCACATCATCTCCGAGCTGGCCGACGTCTGCGACCACCTGCTCCTGCTCGACCGGGGCACGGTCAGGCTCTGCGGCGACATCGACGAACTGACCGCGTCTCACGCCGTGGTCGCGGTGACCGGCGGCCCCGACCGCCTCGGCGGGCACACCGTCGTGGAGTCCCGCCCGGCCGGACGCGGCACCAGCGCGCTCATCCGTCCCGCCGGGCCGCTGCCCGCCGCCTGGGACGCCCGGACCCCCTCGCTGGAGGAACTGGTCCTCGCCCACCTCACCCCCGCCGCCGCGGGTCACACGGCCGCTCCGGCCACTCTCAGCAAGGAAGACGCCGCATGA
- a CDS encoding GntR family transcriptional regulator codes for MGFAFRIDRRGGVPNYVQIIQQVQQALRLGLLKPGDRLPTARAVVEATALNPNTVLKAYRELESQGLVETRRRHGTFVTGTLGASSADSPWRVELADVAARAAAEGAERDDLAALFNDVLDDLYLPKEPDDVPHRQP; via the coding sequence ATGGGGTTCGCCTTCCGTATCGATCGGCGCGGTGGCGTCCCGAACTACGTCCAGATCATCCAGCAGGTCCAGCAGGCACTCCGGCTGGGTCTGCTGAAGCCGGGTGACCGGCTGCCCACCGCGCGGGCGGTGGTGGAAGCGACCGCGCTCAACCCCAACACCGTGCTCAAGGCGTACCGCGAGCTGGAGTCCCAGGGACTCGTCGAGACCCGGCGCAGACACGGGACCTTCGTGACCGGCACCCTCGGCGCCTCCTCGGCCGACTCGCCCTGGCGGGTGGAGCTCGCGGACGTGGCCGCCCGGGCCGCCGCCGAGGGAGCCGAACGCGACGACCTCGCCGCCCTGTTCAACGACGTGCTGGACGACCTCTACCTCCCGAAGGAGCCCGATGACGTTCCCCACCGGCAGCCCTGA